A genome region from Fundulus heteroclitus isolate FHET01 unplaced genomic scaffold, MU-UCD_Fhet_4.1 scaffold_55, whole genome shotgun sequence includes the following:
- the LOC105925643 gene encoding leucine-rich repeat and fibronectin type-III domain-containing protein 2, translated as MDKVVICLLILGTAMTMVHACPKYCVCQNLSESLGTLCPSKGLLFVPPDIDRRTVELRLGGNFILKVTTQDFANMTGLVDLTLSRNTISSIQPFSFIDLETLRSLHLDSNRLTELGPDDLRGLINLQHLILNNNQLNEISEAAFEDLMLTLEDLDLSYNNLRSVPWEAIRKMVNLHQMSLDHNLISFIAEGTFTDLEKLARLDLTSNRLQKLPPDPIFARSQSSMVMSTPYAPQLSLSFGGNPLHCNCEVLWLRRLDREDDMETCASPASLKGRYFWSVREEEFVCEPPLITQHTHKLLVLEGQTASLRCKAVGDPMPTVHWVAPDDRLIGNSSRATVYENGTLDIAVTTSKDYGIFTCIAANAAGESTASIELSIIQLPHITNSTNRTTLPKSGLSDITSSTKISKGEPKPLPEKVVSVSEVTAVSALVKWTVSKSTPKVKMFQLQYNCSDDEVLIYRMIPRTHRAFVVTNLVPGMQYDLCVLAIWDDTATTLTATNIVGCVQFVTTEDYPQCQSLHSGFMGGTMILVIGGIIVAILLVFIIILMVRYKVTSGIQTSKLPTVSNTYSQTNGGVNRFNGAPPQVKSTVVVMREEMLEFKCGSLQSSLSSSSSSSNSLDSQTGRGVGDRYNVQDSECSTVPGNKFRRHVHGTKARQNLDHLLGAFTSLELRSAAKDHQGPSASSSSAVPNAMTTVAVVPPSDKEPLLGRAESTTMLGRLLGFPQEGKPKRSHSFDMGHVGVAQCRSSQPRRISNIWTKRSLSVNGMLLQYDDSEDEKPSFESSEWVMESTV; from the exons ATGGACAAAGTGGTCATCTGCCTCCTGATTCTGGGAACCGCTATGACAATGGTCCATGCATGTCCCAAATACTGCGTCTGTCAGAACCTCTCGGAGTCTCTGGGGACCTTGTGCCCCTCCAAAGGCCTGCTCTTCGTGCCACCTGACATCGACCGGAGAACTGTAGAGCTCCGACTGGGTGGCAACTTCATCCTTAAGGTCACCACTCAGGACTTTGCCAACATGACTGGTCTGGTGGATCTCACTTTGTCCCGCAACACCATCAGCAGCATCCAGCCTTTTTCCTTCATTGATCTGGAGACCTTGAGGTCACTGCACCTTGACAGCAACCGGTTGACTGAACTGGGTCCAGATGACCTACGAGGGCTGATCAATCTGCAGCACCTGATCCTCAACAACAATCAGCTAAATGAAATCTCAGAAGCAGCTTTTGAGGATTTAATGCTGACGCTGGAGGATTTAGATTTGTCTTACAACAACCTGCGCAGTGTGCCTTGGGAGGCCATCCGTAAGATGGTCAACCTCCATCAGATGAGTTTGGATCATAACCTCATCTCCTTCATTGCTGAGGGGACTTTTACAGACCTCGAAAAACTGGCTCGCCTGGACCTGACATCCAACCGCCTCCAGAAGCTCCCTCCAGACCCGATCTTTGCACGCTCCCAGAGCAGCATGGTGATGAGCACTCCTTATGCACCTCAACTCTCTCTCAGCTTTGGTGGAAACCcactgcactgtaactgtgagGTACTGTGGCTGCGAAGGCTGGACCGTGAGGATGATATGGAAACCTGTGCCTCTCCAGCCAGTCTAAAAGGGCGCTACTTTTGGTCTGTTCGTGAGGAGGAATTTGTCTGCGAGCCTCCATTAATCACTCAACATACGCATAAGTTGCTGGTGTTGGAGGGCCAAACGGCTAGCTTGCGTTGCAAAGCAGTCGGCGACCCAATGCCTACTGTGCATTGGGTTGCTCCAGACGATCGTTTGATTGGTAACTCCTCAAGAGCTACTGTTTATGAAAATGGCACCCTTGACATAGCAGTCACAACATCCAAGGATTATGGCATTTTCACTTGCATCGCTGCTAATGCTGCAGGGGAGTCTACAGCTTCCATTGAGCTATCAATCATTCAGCTGCCCCACATCACTAACAGTACTAATCGTACCACACTGCCAAAATCAGGACTTTCAGACATCACAAGCTCTACTAAGATAAGCAAAGGGGAGCCCAAGCCTCTTCCAGAAAAGGTGGTTTCTGTGTCTGAAGTGACCGCCGTCTCCGCTCTTGTTAAGTGGACTGTGAGCAAATCAACTCCAAAGGTCAAAATGTTCCAGCTTCAGTACAACTGTTCTGACGATGAAGTCCTAATTTACAG GATGATTCCCCGGACTCACCGGGCCTTTGTGGTCACTAATCTGGTCCCTGGAATGCAGTACGACTTGTGTGTCCTGGCTATTTGGGATGACACTGCAACCACTCTCACTGCCACCAACATTGTTGGATGTGTCCAGTTCGTCACCACAGAGGATTACCCACAGTGCCAGTCTCTGCACAGTGGCTTTATGGGTGGCACCATGATTCTGGTCATCGGTGGTATTATCGTTGCAATTCTGCTGGTCTTCATCATCATCCTGATGGTTCGCTACAAGGTCACCAGTGGAATTCAAACCAGTAAATTACCCACTGTGAGTAACACGTACTCCCAGACAAACGGGGGAGTGAACCGGTTCAATGGAGCCCCACCGCAGGTCAAGTCCACAGTGGTGGTCATGCGTGAGGAAATGCTGGAGTTTAAGTGTGGATCTCTCCAAAGCAGTCTTTCTTCGTCGTCATCGTCCTCTAACTCATTGGACAGCCAAACTGGAAGAGGAGTAGGTGACCGCTACAATGTTCAAGACAGTGAATGCAGCACCGTGCCCGGCAACAAGTTCAGGAGGCATGTGCACGGCACCAAGGCGCGGCAAAATCTGGACCACCTTTTAGGGGCCTTTACTTCACTAGAGTTACGAAGTGCAGCAAAGGACCACCAAGGACCTtctgcctcttcctcctccgcTGTTCCCAACGCCATGACAACAGTGGCTGTGGTACCACCATCTGATAAAGAACCCCTGCTCGGGAGGGCTGAGTCCACAACAATGCTGGGGCGTCTACTTGGGTTTCCCCAAGAGGGAAAACCTAAGAGGAGTCACTCGTTCGACATGGGACATGTCGGGGTAGCGCAGTGTCGCAGCAGCCAGCCACGCAGGATCAGTAATATCTGGACTAAACGCAGCCTGTCTGTTAATGGCATGCTTCTGCAGTACGATGACAGTGAGGACGAGAAGCCTTCTTTTGAGAGCTCTGAGTGGGTAATGGAAAGCACAGTCTGA